Within the Leishmania donovani BPK282A1 complete genome, chromosome 6 genome, the region CGCGCTCACATGGTCCAtacgcgtgcatgcgcacgcgtgctgctgccttgGCTGCTTCTTCGTTCATCGTTGCCTTCCTGCTTgcctgccctctctctcttttgccTTTTCCTTCGCCCTCccgccaccccaccaccgcttCATCATCGGCGCCCTCACGTGTCTTCGCGGCGGTGTGCGGGATGGGGCAGAGACCCCGTCTTGAACGAGAAGGGCGCTGAGCAACCGCCTCTTATCGAACCTGCCCCAGCGCGCCGTAATTCGTGCCGTGTCGTGTCTGACCGTTGCGACGGGCGATACGGTGCAACCCACGtggatgcggctgctgttggcgcttctccttccttGCCCTGATACATACCGTACAGCCGCAGACGCGTGTTACCATTCACGAGCTTGATTGGACATCAGACACTTCGCTTGCCCTCCGCCCTCCACGATGTTGCGCTACGCACCGATGCGGCgttgcagcgcggcggccatgCAGACGCTAAGCTCCTGGCTTACAGACCTCGCCGAGGAGTCGATGGCCGTGCCGTCGGCCACTGACGCGGTCCTGCACACGAGGCAGAATGATGGGCAAGGGCCCACCCGCAAGACAcctgcgcagctgtggcgtGAGTTGGaagacgctgccgctcacgCGAACGCCCTTCGCGAGACCGACACGCTGTTCAGCATCCTGCGGTGTCTTCTGCTCAAGCAGCAGTATCCCACCGACGTGCACGCGTGGGCTCGCCTCGCGAAGCAACTGTTGCCCTACAGCGGCATCGAACAGAGGTCGGTGCTGCACTACCCGGGCCGGCCCGATGCCTCGTACCGCAGAGACGGGCACccacgcggcagcagcctAGCCAATCTCTCCTCGTCCAGCGACCCTGTGCTCACTGGCGCGGACGGCGGCATCGGAGACGATGGCGCATCgcgtcgaggcggcggtggtgccagGCGAGGCGGGGAGCACGCAGTGCCGTACAGCCTGTACCCCTCGCGCGAGACACTCTTGctgagcggcggcgtcgtgccactcagcgcgcgtgtgccgttcggcgacggcagagcGATCGCGTTGTTTGTGCGCGGCTTTACTCGGTTCGTGGAGGGCCAGCTGGGCgtgcagccgcacacgcagctTACCTCGGAGCTGTTGCAGGTAGTCAAAGACGTGTCGGACGCCGTGACGGAGGCGTTGGCCGCGAACGCAGACTCCTTGCAGCTGGAGCTactgctgccggcgttgcTGGACTACATGGAGCTGCTCCACGTGCTGGACTTGTGCACGGCCACGGCGACCGGCCGTGGGCCGCTCGCGATGAAAGATgagcgccgtgctgctgccggggCGACGGGGAGAGACGACGAGCCGAGCGGGCACGGTCGATCATCACCGCCACGGTCGTCGAGGCCGACGCGCTTTCTTCAGAACATGGCCAACGACCTTGCACAGAACGTCAtggccggtgctgcgcgtgggGCTCGCGTCGTCCTCTACTATCTGAGCGAGCGTTTTGCCGCTGTTGTAGAGGCGTACCAGGCGGACGCGCCGGCCACCTTCACCGATAAGATGTActgggcgcagcagcggtaccTGCTAACTCTCACCCGCGCCTGCATGTGGTCCATCAGTCAACATTACACgccagccaccaccgctgcatTGTCTGCGGCGCCAGGGAGCGttgcctcgtcgccgtcgccgcacgTGCAGGGGCTGCGGTCCACTGTCGCCCCAACGGACCtcgtcgccaccgcgccTATGAACGCTCACATACAGGCGCTGTACGACCACATCGATGTGCTCTTCCAACGGAACACGCATGCCGACAACCCGCTGCACCTgaccgacgaggaggtggcgcagctgaaaGAAATACACacagccgcgctgctgcgtgcactgcgcatcgaggaggcggccccGGACGCGTACCTGCGCCGCGCGTTGGAGGTGGTGGATCGGGTGCCGGCGTCCATGGCCATCGAAGGCGAGCTAATCGCAGGCAAGGTGCGGCTGTTGGAGCTGGACAGCGACACGGTGGACGAAGAGGGTAGGGCTGCCATCTACGACGACTTGCTGACGTCGCTTCGAAGCTTGGTGGAGATGCGGCCACGCTTTTCGAGGCACGACGGCGCTCATCATGCTGCCGGTGGAGGtgttgcggctgctgcgtcggcaAGCACacccgccgacggcggcggcggcgaggaagacgaaggTGATGGCGAGCAACTGCGACTCGACGCGGCAACGCAGGCGATCTTGCAGCGTGCCCACGCCGACGTCATCACGGCCTTCTGCGCGGCGCACAAGGAGGAGTGGTCGAACGAGGCGTACAACATCCTCGTCGCGCACAAGTACCACGGCGTCAAGATCACGAACGACCTCATACGGCCGGTCCTGGAGGTGttcagccgccgcggcgactgCCGTGTCTTCAGCTTGGTGGATTTATGCGTGCTCTACAGCAATGAGCCGATCGACATGCACACCATCGCGCTGCTGTTCCGCacatgcgcggcggccggtgACCACTACCGCGCTCGCACGTTCCTGCAGCTGGTGAACGAGATTATACATGGGTTTCTTGTGAAGTGTCCGGCCTCGGTGAAGGAGTCGCTGCAGGAGTTGAAGCTGCTcgacccgccgccgcggcacctgTTCGTCTCGACCGAGGATGATCTTGTGCAGAGTGCGctcggcgagcagcagcgcaccgtaCGCCGGCTTCCTACCGGGTCTTGAAGTACCGAACGAGGGTGGTGGCCATGCTACTCGTCGTGGTGGCAGCATCCGGgatccacctcctccctcgtccCCTTCACCGCGGATGTGCGCGCGGGCCAGCCCTTGCGCACGTGCTGGCTCGCCGGCTCACATGAGCCGACATCGACAAACCCCACTCGCACGCGGCGCTCTCGTGCCGGAGCCGCATCACATGCGAAGCAAACGAGAGGCAAATCACGGACAAGGCAatactgctgctgtggcagtGCTGGCAGTGAGGAGAACGGCATGCGCTTCTTCATCCTCGCCACAACGAAATGCCGATCTACGTCGTCCGGCGGGGCGgtgtgagggaggcggcTGCTCCTATCCCTCGGGGGGGGGCGCTTGTACTCACCGCCGTGTTCgcaccgccttctccaccgtGACGCACGCCTCAAGAAACGCGGTTGATGTTGTTCGTCGGACGCAACGCAACACCCTCacctccccttccttccttccgTCCCTTTCTttcaccctctccccccccccccaccgtGACGCACATGCTCACGCACACTCGCTTGCCGGCGTGCTCCGTTAGCGCAcacactgcctgctgcttCACCTCGAGGgctggcacacacgcacacacatacgcacacacgccagcgctgtcgtcgccatGAGCACCGATCCGAATGGCACTCGCTGGTCAAACTCCGAGAAGAACTTCGGAAAagcgctgctgaagaagtCGGGGTGGACAGAGGGCGCCGGCCTCGGCAGGGGGCAGGATGGCGTCGTCGATCACATCAAGGTAACCCGCAAGGATGGCGTGATGGGGCTCGGCTATCAGGCTGGGGTGCAGGAGACGTGGACGACGCAGTCACTCGGCTTCGCCGACGTCCTCACACGCATCAAGGCGTCCACTaccgccgccatcagcgactcagacgacgacggtgaggCGTCGCGGTCGTCCTCGCCGACGACCAACggggaggcgaagaagatCGGCATGAGCCGCCACTACAAGATGTACGCCAGACGCAACGCCCTGAAGACGGAGCTCATCCACggtggcgacagcgccgaAACGGAGGCGAAACGGCTGGAGATtctcggcagcgcggcgatgAAGCGTCGGCGCGACgcggacagcgacgacgataACGACGGAGCGGGTCGGAATTGCAGCCAGAGCacgtcctccgcctccacgctcaaatcgccactgctgcttcgGCTTATGGCACGCAGCTCCAAGGACGAGCCGAAGCCGACGGCGGGCGACATGACACCGGCGCAGCTCATCACCGTAACAAAGCCGCATCCGCGGCCTCCAAAATGCACGGATACGCCGTTCCTTGCCTaatgatggcggtggcgatggtggtggtggtggcgagccCGATGGCGTGGCTGTGAGACATCATGCGTTGCGAAGGGGCGGATTGCTGTGGGCGTGCGCCCGCGCTCTTTGCCTTCATCTagccttctctctccacacTCTCCCCgtgcgatgccgctgcgtgtTGGCGGTCGTGGCGAACACGACGAGACTGAGTCGTTTAAAGCACTCGGAATGGAAAGGCGAGGTGGCGTcgagctgccgcggcagcggtgcggatGCCCCGTGGCGCGcccgccttcctctcttccacCCACTcaccacacatacacacacatacccaTCCATCTTCTCTGAGCAGAGGCAGTAGAGAGCGCTTGTGGCGAGAGGTTTGTGAGTCTCTTGAGCGCGTGCCACGAgcaccacccccaccactctgtctctgcgcgtgttgtgtgtgtgtgtgtctcatGCATAAGCGGGAGAGCCGCGCCACCCCTTTGCTCCTCGATCCCTTCATCAACGCCTGCGCATGTGGGCGCGtggcagaggggggggggattgCTGCACGTAAGATGCGCGTAACAAGCCCCGCAACAAGAACACTCACACGAACTCTACTGGGAGACGTGGCACTGTCGTGTGGATGACCTGCCCGTCGCTTCAGCTGCGGCAGATGTCTGTGActgtgtgtgcacacgcgcgatGGAACAGGGGTCACTGGAATACTTGGAAGTCTCTTATGGCTGCACGATGTGGGGATGCATGCTGTCCGGCAAACAGTGGTGCTCATGCGTTCTCCCGCTCCGAGGGACTGCTCGATGAAGCGCTGTTCTCGTTGGCTACCCCATctcgccaccccacccacccacgtgtgcgcgtcttgTCATGCCCCCTCTTCCTGCTGGTCTCCACTAgccctcttcctcatccTGCCTTCGTtgctccaccaccaccaccgcggcgacaGCCATCCATGCACgagacgggggaggggcttTTGTGAAGAGCCTAGACAAGACGTGCAAAGAACGTGTTTGGCTTGTCGCGCATCTCCGTACGTCTCcgcggcgcacctcggcacacaccgacacggCCGTGCCCGCAAGCACAGCAAGAGCATCCATCAGACGACACATTCACAcgtgcgcgggtgtgcgtgcgctaCTCGTCAGAGGTGTGCTGCTTCATAGAGATTAAGATTGGCAGGCCTGCGGCGAACGAAACGTGGCAGTGGCCTTCCAGCCTCCCTCACCTCCGCACGACGGCGTCTTTAGGCGGGTCACCGAAGCCATGTCGGAGCGCGTTCATGTTGTTGTGCGTATCCGCCCCTTCATCGCCTCTGACCCACCCGATGCAGAGCTGAACACGCTCGTGCTCGACCCGACGCACGTCAGCGTGGGCAACAACCGCGTCTTCAAGGCGGATCGAGTGTACATGATGGAGGACGCCACGGAGGTCATCTACGCCGAGTCCATAGCGCCGCTGATCAGCCGCTTTCTTCGGGGATTCAACACCAGCGTCCTCGCGTACGGCCAGACAGGGACGGGCAAAACCTTTACGGTGCAGTCCCTCCTGCCTCTGTTGCTGACGGACATCATGGCAGACAAGggtctgcgcagcggcgcggcaggggTACCCAACGCACAGACGTCGACCTCGCTCACGGCAAAAGCACCACTGTTGTACCTGCAGTACGTTGAGGTGTACGGTGAAACGATCCGCGACCTGCTGGAAGgcccagccgccgccgcgttgcGCAGCGACGGTGAAGAGCCCAGCAAGATCCGCCTcgtgacgacgacggcaccggGGGCGCGGGCGACCAGCCCGTCTTCGGAGCGCGCGGACCGGCAACTTTCTCCCATAGACGAACGtgacgccgcagcatcgccgaCGGCAGGCTGTGTTCTTGTAGGCGCCACCATCGTCCCCATCTTCACGctcgcgcaggcggcggagctgatcGCTCGCGGTGGCACTCGACGCGCAACCGGGTCTACAAACGTACACGCGCACTCGAGCCGGAGTCACGCCATCCTCACCCTCTTTCACGCTCGCTACGCGTGCCGGCTCGACGTTGTCGACTTGGCCggctcagagagagagaagaagacgGGAAACGTGGGCGTGCGCTTCCAGGAGAGTATCGCCATCAACACTGGACTGCTGGCGCTGGGCAACGTCATGCGTGCGCTGAGTCGCATCCATAGAGCTGCCAACGGCAAGGAGGCGGGCCGGGGTGGTGGGGCAGGGCATCAACGGGCGCAGCACGTTCCCTACCGCAGCAGTCGCCTGACGCGTCTGTTGCAGGACACCctcggcggcaacagcgccaCGGTGCTCATCGCCTGCGTTGCACCCGACACGTACAACCGCGATGAGACGCTGCGGACGCTGCAGTACTGCTCCCTCGCGCTGCGCATTCTGAatgagccgctgcagcagtacGAGCGACTTCGACGCGCACAGTCGCCGCTGTGTCGTCGTGGAagcccctccgccgccgccgcggtctCGCCACTGTCGCTGCGCGAGGGTTCATACACGGCCACCGCAGCTACGAGGGCTTGCAGGgacagcgaggaggcagaCGAGCCGAAGATGACCCAGCTGAAGGTGCTCGAGCTGCAGTCTGCCTACGCCAGtctccagcagcagtacGACGAGCAAGCCGAGGTGATTGCCAACATGTGCGCGTCGCACGCAACAACGAAGGagcggctggcgctgtgcgagCGGGAGCTCCGCAAGGACGAGGGCATCTTCACCCAGCAAATACGTGCCATGCAGGAGCTCGTGTGCGAGAACCGaaagctgcggcggcggctggcgaAGGTATTTGCCCCccccactaccaccaccaacactacagcagcagcgaccgctGGACGCGATAAAGCAGCCATGGCGCACGACCCGCTCTTccgtggcggtgatggcctACCTGAGTCCACGTGCACAGAAACGGACTCGCACCATGGTGACAAGGACCTTACGGACGCCGtgcgccacctgctgctcgCTGGTGATCGCGATGCCGCGGGCAGAATGGGTGTCTCACTGCAGCTTGCACCCTCGCACTCTCAAGGCCACCGTCAGCAACACTCAGCCCCAgtagctgccgccgcggctactcgaccgccgctgtcggccCATTCGCCGCACCGCTCGCAGGACGTCAGGGATGGTGTCACGGGCGGCACTCAGTACGTGCCACTCGAGGAGTTACCGCTGGCAGTGGCACACCAAGCCGGGGTGCGGGTCGACGATGGCCGCGGAGGTGCAGAGACACCGACATACCCAGGGGCGGGGGGGCGCACAGAGGCTTCTCACGCGCTGGACGGCATGACgcctggcggtgctgctgctccaacTCCTGCAGAGCCTGCCCAGTCGTTCATCCGCTACATTCTCGGCCTGCATGGCATCGATCCAGAAGCTGAGCAAGCAGGTGACGTTGACGGTGGTGACGGAAGAGGGCGGGCAGGAGCgggagcggtggcggtggcagccacGTCTCTCCAGTCGTCCATCCGCAAATCCGCGGCCACGAGCGTAggtggggtggcgctggAACCTGCAGAAGTATCGGAGACAACCGCAGGGAGCAGCCGCCATGACCACGCGCGACAGGAAGGTGCACCATCGCCTCTGAACTACGCTCTGTCGCGCCGCTCcggccgcttcgccgcgTCCTTTCCTCCGCAAACGATGGGGGCGCTCTCTGAGGGagagcacagcagctggGAAAGGCAGGTGGATCGccggggaggcggcgctgatgcagcTCAGCTAGACAgctcggcggtgctgctgctggcgaaggaggtgctgcgttACCAAGGAACGAATGCGGAGTTGCGCAACCAGGTCCAGGTACTTCAAGCAGAGCTGGATGGTAAGCAGcgagaggcagcgctgctgcgtctggAGCTGCAAGAAATGAAGGAACTCTTCACGACGTAAAGGCGGCCTTCAGTCCCTCTGTGTGTCGGCCAAACTCCCTCGCATGCTCACGCGTGCTGCTCGTACCCTGTATCACCTGCACGCAATACATACCGATGCGCACGTGCAAGCCCCGGCTCCGTGAGCTGTTAAGCTGATGCAGGCAAAGCCACTGGGCCCATCCGCTTGGCACTGGTCCGAGCCCGTCACGGACATCATATACGATGCTGGCGGCAGACACTTGAGTCTGCGTATGCTTGCTCGgtgtgccccctcccaccctccccacgcgcgcacacgcacgcgcatgcgccgtCTATCTCtctgcatctctccctctcctcacgcgcacgcgcgctctctcaCATCGCTCGGGCGCGTTGGGCTTTTCCGTCTTGTCGAGATTCatcgcacgcgtgcacgcacgcgcacagcgtagcaaaaagagagcgagagagcacaTTCCAGGAGCAatgacgacggcagcgccaccgttCCACGCCCCACGCCCTCCTCTGACGGCCCGCAGCGACCcgaacagcaccgccgtctcgcGCGGCGGtactgctgccgtggcggcaaTGCCAGAGACGCAGGTGCGCCGTCGGCTTGCAGAGGTAGAGACGCGGCTGCGTGAcatggaagaggaggcgaggcgcacccgcgtgctgcaggagcaAGAGATCGCAAATCTCGAGCATGACAACgtgaagctgcgcgagcggcTCGAGGCAATCCGCATGGAGGAGTGCATGTCGCTGgctgaagcgcgtgcgcttcaGGACCACACCAGCTATCAGCTCAccggcggtgcgccggctTCTCATGCAGAGTCGAAGCTTCTTGGGTCGACCACTATCAAGTATCAGAATGCCAAGGCCGAAGTTcaaaggcggcgacgcgagTGCGCCCAGGCAGAGCGCCAGCTCGCGGAGGCGCGGACCCGACTTGCTGATGTGCGGAAAGCTCGCAAGGAACTGAAGGGACGGAGCCTCGCGGCAGAGATGTCGGCTTCGAtgcgcgtcgcggcggctgacAACTATAGGACGCTCATCCACGAGCGGCTCCGCGGCTTAGAAGAGCAGGTGGCACGTGAGCAGGAGCGCTTCAACAGTATTgcgacggaggcgaagcaAGCACGCATCGAGATTGACGCGCTGCTAGTGAGCCAGACGAGCAACGAAAAGATGTACCGCCACTGGtacgatgcgctgctggcgaagcgTCGCGAGATGGCGTTCTTGATGGAGGTGTGCAACCTCCTGTGCGAGGAGCGCCAGCAAGTCGTTGCCGAGCTCACGGAGGTTCAGGCGCGCATGGCAGAGCAGAGTCATCAGTACGAGGCTGCCTTCGACGAGCTGACGGGGGTGCAAGACGAGAACGCCAAGACGCAGGCTGCAAACTGCGAGCAGCTGGAAGAGCTGCGTCGACTCATCGCGCAGACCCGGGCAGAGcgggaggcgctggaggaggagaacagaTGCACCAAGACCGCCATGGAGCGTCAACGTCGTCGCACCgttggccgccgcctcaaagaggaggcgaacaccacgaccaccagcGCGGCAAgccgaggcagcagcgccattgATGGGGAGTGTGGCATCGTGGCCGCCGGTGAGGCCGAACGTGtcggcgacgatggcggtgcaGAGCTGCGGACTCCAGAGAGCGAGTCGTCGCTCGACGGCAACCAGCAGCAGATCCGCATGTTCGATGACTACTACCGGAAGCTCTCCGCCATTGTACAGAGCGACGCCATCGAGGACGTGGCCGGGTTCATGGATGCAGCTGCCGACGAGCGGTACAAGGTCTTTGACGAGATGAACGCCATCGAGCGCAACATGGTGGCGCTCGAGACGGAGAAGgccgcgctggtggcgcagctcagTAGGGTTGGCGGTATTCGCCCAGCCACCGTCCCGaagtcggcgcagcagccgttcACACCCACCGCGCTCGCAACGCTCGCTGGTGCTGACACGCTCGAGGACCTTACCGCGGTCACAACCGCCGTGGCAGCCgggaagagcagcggcacgggcGCACTTGGCGCGTCGACCGACGGCACGCAAGAGCGCTGTAATCGCATGGCAGACCTCCTCGACGATTTGGGTGCTACGCGCGACCTTGTTTttgagcagcaggaggaacAGGAgacgagcgcggcggtgttggAGCAGGTGGTCGCGCAGGTGAATCAAGTGTTTCGCGGACTCGGCTGCAGCGTGGACGAGCTTCGCGCCCTCACGGGGATGGAAGGGGTACAGCAGACCACcctgctgcagtgcctcgcCATGGTTGAGCAGCGCGCCAGTGAGTACCTGATAGCGTACTCGCGTCGACAGCGGAAGCGATCTTCGCAAGCGACGGGGGCGAGGGCgtcgcccccctcccgcgacgcagcacgcACAATCCTTCGTCGACCCGACTTGCTACCGAAGACACAGAAAAATGCGGTGGAGGCCACCGTGATGCAACaagcgctgcctcgctcGACGGACGTGACGACAAGGAtgcccaccgtcgccgcgcttGCCATCGGCGGCAGTTTGACCTTAGATGACCTTGTCGAGGAACGTCCCTTGTCGACGacggagctgaaggaggtggTAGAGGCGAGGCGCATCCTGGCACAGCCGTGAGCGCTTCCCCATTCCCCACCTCTGCTTCCTCTACCTCCGCCGACCCGTGCTTGCGCTAGAGCTGATGTAAAGACACTCATTGCACCCACATgcccgttgctgctgtgccgtcTCGCTCCCTTTTCGCCGCGCGCCCGCCTCTCCACTCATTTTGCTGGACAGCTGCCCTCGTTGGCGATGTCAGACATGCCGCAGAGATCCAAAAGACAGCCCAACACGAGAAGAGGCAAGGTGAGCggttgcgcgtgtgcttaCTTGTGCCAGTCTCTCGGCGAGCGGCGCGTGGGCGGGAGGAAACGTGTGAAGTGGATCACCGACACTGATAGACACCACCCTTTCTTAGCAGACGCAGGCCTTGCTGTTTTGATTTTTGCGCATGTTACGCTGATCGGCAGCAcgcgagcacacacgcacacacatgcgcgtgcgACCATGTGCACGACTGCCTCAGTCGCTTCACATCTTCACCCACCCCTGCGATCGACGTGGCTATGCCTTTCTCCTTCCGACTCCGTTCCGTGCAACACCAGCCATGCAGACCGCTGGAGCCGCTTCGCCCTTGGCTGGTAAGCGAAGGGGATGTGGCAAGGAGAGAGGTTGGAGAGCTCGCGCGCCCGCGGGtggagtggggtgggggagggcgttcgcgcacagcacgcgcatCGAAAGATGAAACACGTTAAAGTCGCAGAAGCAGCCCATCGCGGTGCTCGCAGCTGCCACGTGCGCATGTAATGCCACCGTATCTCTCCACCACTCATCTCCCTCCAACCTGTATTTCCTTTGCATGTGCCTCGTCGCCCACGTCGCGTGCGACAACCACCACCCTGTCCACGCCCGCCACACCCCATCATCGCTCCAAtgaccaccaccgcgccaaCGATTTCGTAACCGGAACTGAACGGGGCTCACGGCGCCACAGTCGAGCTCATCCACAGCATCCGCGCATTCTGCCTTCTGCGTTACTGCCCATTCTCTCGcgctcccctctctctgtgctctcCCCTCTGCCGCACTTCGCTATCAGACCATGTCGCTCGTCCGGAAGACACTCGCCGTCCTGCTGGCggtcgccctcctcgccgtctgcgcgaaggcggaggtggtCGAGCTCAACCCGGCGAACTTTCACAACGTTGTGAAGGACCCGTCCAAGAACGTCTTCGTCATGTTCTACGCCCCGTGGTGCGGCCACTGCAACAACATGAAGCCGACGTGGCTGGAGCTGGCGGACAAGTACCCCATCGTGGGGGACGTCATCATCGCCCGCATCGACGCCAGCGAGTACCGCGGCATCGCGAAGGAGTTCGACATCCATGGC harbors:
- a CDS encoding kinesin, putative, with the translated sequence MSERVHVVVRIRPFIASDPPDAELNTLVLDPTHVSVGNNRVFKADRVYMMEDATEVIYAESIAPLISRFLRGFNTSVLAYGQTGTGKTFTVQSLLPLLLTDIMADKGLRSGAAGVPNAQTSTSLTAKAPLLYLQYVEVYGETIRDLLEGPAAAALRSDGEEPSKIRLVTTTAPGARATSPSSERADRQLSPIDERDAAASPTAGCVLVGATIVPIFTLAQAAELIARGGTRRATGSTNVHAHSSRSHAILTLFHARYACRLDVVDLAGSEREKKTGNVGVRFQESIAINTGLLALGNVMRALSRIHRAANGKEAGRGGGAGHQRAQHVPYRSSRLTRLLQDTLGGNSATVLIACVAPDTYNRDETLRTLQYCSLALRILNEPLQQYERLRRAQSPLCRRGSPSAAAAVSPLSLREGSYTATAATRACRDSEEADEPKMTQLKVLELQSAYASLQQQYDEQAEVIANMCASHATTKERLALCERELRKDEGIFTQQIRAMQELVCENRKLRRRLAKVFAPPTTTTNTTAAATAGRDKAAMAHDPLFRGGDGLPESTCTETDSHHGDKDLTDAVRHLLLAGDRDAAGRMGVSLQLAPSHSQGHRQQHSAPVAAAAATRPPLSAHSPHRSQDVRDGVTGGTQYVPLEELPLAVAHQAGVRVDDGRGGAETPTYPGAGGRTEASHALDGMTPGGAAAPTPAEPAQSFIRYILGLHGIDPEAEQAGDVDGGDGRGRAGAGAVAVAATSLQSSIRKSAATSVGGVALEPAEVSETTAGSSRHDHARQEGAPSPLNYALSRRSGRFAASFPPQTMGALSEGEHSSWERQVDRRGGGADAAQLDSSAVLLLAKEVLRYQGTNAELRNQVQVLQAELDGKQREAALLRLELQEMKELFTT
- a CDS encoding protein disulfide isomerase, which produces MSLVRKTLAVLLAVALLAVCAKAEVVELNPANFHNVVKDPSKNVFVMFYAPWCGHCNNMKPTWLELADKYPIVGDVIIARIDASEYRGIAKEFDIHGFPTLKFFSKRDKSGKMEYEGPRELSAFVAYVAANKQ